DNA sequence from the Cohnella herbarum genome:
CCGACGATGATCCGAATTCGGTCCGCGTTCGCGTAATCTTCCGGCAGCGCCGAATAGGTTTCCCACGCTTCTTGATACATGCGTCGCTCGACGAGCAAGCTCAAATATTCTTCGGCCAATGCTCGATCCGGGAAGGAACCGGAAATCCCGAACGCCTTCTCCCAATAGGCAAAAGCCAGATCCATGCGATCTCTTCGTTTCCAAGCCTCGGCAAGATTGCGGTAAACCCACGCGGACGGCTTCAATTCAATCGATGTTTCCCACGCGCGGATCGCCTCGCCCGCTAGTCCTTTTTCATACAACATCACGCCTAGATGCATGTATCCGTTCCATGACCGATGGTCGGCGATTTCCAGACTCGCGTGCAATAAATCAAACCATTCCTCCTGGATCATCCAAGGAATAGGCACCTCATTGACATCCCGTTCCGGCAGGTATCCCTTCTCCAACAACGTGCGCCAATCTTGCTCACCCGAGCCGCCTTTATCTTTTCCTCCATCGCTTCCACCATCTTTTCCACCGGAAAATAAGAAGCCCTCAGGAATGGAGCGTCCCTCCTTCATTTCCCTGCGACGTTGCTCCAAAGCTCCCCAAACCGAACCGCGGTGCAGCGCTAGCTCAGGAATACGGGAGGCATACCCTTGCAGAACATGATGCAGCTTCGTCATCTCATCGGGCCGGATATGCCGATCGACGCATTCGCGAATATAATCATTCGCTTGAGTCCAATCCTCGCGATACGCCTGTTCCGTGTCTATATCCGATAAACCGAACGCTTGCGTGAAGTCCCATTCCGAATGAGCCGGCATGTCTAATCCGTGCAATTGCGTCGGCGCAAAGCCGCCTTGAATCTCGAGGTAATCCCCTTTGCCGGGAGAGGACAGAAAATCGCACCAGCGCCTTCCGCCGGCGTGGTTACCCCAGCAGAACATTTTCCGATAACGCAATCTTGAGGTCGAACGCTCGTAGAATAACCTGCCGTCTTCGTAAGCGACCGCTTCCCAAGGAGCCTCGCAGGACGCCGCCGTTTGAAAGAAATACTCGTTCGCGAACGGGAAGTTCATCGGATAAGTCACGTCCGTATCCGGAACCGTAGGCAGCATCGGCAATTCTCCTAAGCCGAACCCTTTCACGTTATGGTCGATATAGACGACTTCGGACGTCGAGGAGAATACGCGCGTTCTGGCCGTTTCCTCCACGGCGATATTCGTCCACCAATACATCGGTACCGAATCGGCGTTGTCATTGACGATTCTGACATGGACGAGAAGCTTATCCGACCGTGAAGGCAGATGAAAATCGATATGCCAGAACACGTTCTTGCAACGCTCGTATTCATAGATGCGCAGAAATTCGTCCCCGTTATCGTCCGTAAGCTTGGCCGCATGAACCGGAGAGCAAGTCGTGAACGTATGGCCGATTTGGCCGATATTCCACTCTATGCCCCCGGAGAACCATGCGTTTAAGATCGCCAGATTCGCCGGTTGAAAAACCGGATTCGTGTAGAGAAGATCGCGGTTCGTCTTTTTCTCGACGAGGGAATACAGCCGGCCTCCGTACTGGGGCAAGAACACGGCTTTCAAAATTTCGTTCTCCAAGACGATCGTATCCAGGGCTAGCTCCGTTCTCGTTCTTGAATATCGATCCTGCATCCGATAAGGCAAATATCTTTCGCCGGTTTCGTAACCTAGCTTATCTCTCAACTCTTCCGGGAGAGTCCCGTTATCCGAAACTTCGCGATGACGATTGTCGCTTCGAAACTTCGGTAACGGATTTTCCCCTTCTAACGTCGAACCTTCTATTCGTAATGTTGACTTGTAAACCTGCACCTCAAGCACGCTCCTTTTAAGAGGTTGTTCAAAATTCCTCAGCCCCTAAGCTTCTTACGCTCCTCTTATTTTACCGCTCCCAACGTCATCCCTGCTATAATCCTCTTCGATACGAATAAGTAAACGATAAAACTCGGCAGGAACACGATCATGCAAGCCGCGAATATGCCACCGTAATTGCCCGTATTGGAGTAACCGTAGACGATAGACTGAAGGGACAAGGCCAACGTGCGCGTACCCGGATCGTTCGCGAAAATGAGGGCGTAGAAGTATTCGTTCCAAACCCCTAAGAAGTTAAAGATCGATAGCGTAATGATACCAGGCTGCGCGACCGGCAATACGATCTTTATGAAGCTTTTGATCGGGCCGCAGCCGTCCATCGCCGCAGATTCCTCGAACTCCTTGGGAATGGAAGTAAAGAAGCTGGTCAGGAAAAATACGCCGAAAGGCACATTCGTAAAAATATAGATCAATACCAACGTCGCGATCGAGCCGGTAAGCTTCAATTCCACGAACAACGAGAACAACGGAATGGCGATCAATAATCCCGGGATGGCAAGCGCCGATACGAACATCGCGTTCACGAGACTTCGGCCCCTGAATTGTACCCGCCCTAAAATATAAGCCGCCGGAGCGGCAACGACGACGATGCCAATGCAAGACGCCACCGTATAGATCACGCTGTTCATGAAATAGCGACCCATTGCCTGAGTTTTGAACAAATCGATATAATTAGCAAATTTCGGGCCGCTGGCAAGCAACGTATTCGTGAATATTTCTCTCGTCGTGCTCAACGAAGCCAAGATGACCCACCCGAACAGAACGACGGAAAAGATCAGCCAAGCGATAAGCGGGATATACGCGGGCCATAGATTCTTGCGATGCATAGGCTTGGATTGAAGCATGACGTCCCCTCCTGCTTAATATTCTAAACGGTCTTTCGGGAATAACCGGTTGATGAGCGCGGTGACGATCAGTACGGCTACCGTAATCAAGATGCCGACGCTGGCCCCCGCCCCGACGTTAAACACTTCCTCGCTATACACGCTGGTTCCCTTGCCGAACACTTTCTGATACATGTAATAGCCCGGCGTAACCGTATGGGGATCGTCCAAACCGAACGTTGCCGACCATACGAAGAAGTTAAACGCATTAATCGTCCATAGAACAAGAGTCGTTCGAAATACGTCTCGCAGCAGCGGCAAAGTGATTTTGAAAAATTTCACGACGACGCTCGCTCCGTCCAGCGTGGCCGCCTCGTAATAATCGGTCGGGATTCTGTCGATTCCCGCGTTCAGGATCAGCATGAAATATCCAATCGAGCCGAAGCTGAAAGCGACGATCATCGAGAAATAAATATGTTCGTTGTCCGTCCACTGTATATTGGCAAGCGCCGTTAAACCGAGGCGATTAAATACCGTAGTCAATAAACCGTAATTGGAATTGAAAATATAATGCAGCCATACGACCGACAATACAACCGCCGAAACGGTGTTCGGCAGAAAAATAAGCGATCTCCAGAAGCTTTTGCCCCGGATGCCCGAGGTCAGTATAACAGCGAACAGAAAGGCAAATGCAAAGATCAGAACGCCTCCGATAGCCCATATCCCTAACACGTTCCGCACGGATTCCAGAAAATACGAATTATGAATCAGATCGTTGTAATTCTGAAAGCCTTTGAATTCCCATTCCTTCACTCTGCTTGATAAGGAAGGAATCTCATAAAAGCTCATGGCCAACGTTCGCAAGGTCGGATATAAGAAAATGACGAGATAAACGAGGACGGCCGGCATTAAAAACAACGCGATAATCGATTTGCTGAGCTTCATGGCAACACCTCCGAATCGTTTCACACGCAATCTGATGTTGATGTTGGTGCTGATGCTTACGGACCTCCACCATAAAATCCGAGCGCGGCGATGATTCGATCCGCCGCGCTCGGACGAAGACAAAGTTACTTATTTGCCCGCGTAGAACTTCTTGGCTTCCGCGGCCATCTTGGCGACGTACTCGTCGGCGGTGATTTTACCGGTGGCCAATTCCATGAATACCGGGATTACCGTCCCCGTAGAGAAGTCCGCGCCGTTCTCGATACCCGCGCCCCATGGCATATTTACTTTCGCGTTATTGAACGCGATAGCCGCGTCCTCCAACGGTGCCGGCCACTTAGAGTCGACGGTAGCCGGAATCGCGACCGCTTGGACGGCCATCGCTTCTTGCGCTTTCTTGCTAACCAAATATTTCACCAATTCGAAAGCCGCAGGAACGTTTTTGCTGTTTTTGTTCAAGAGAAGGCCTTGCGCGCCAAAGGTAAGTCCTTGTTGGCCTCCTTTGTCGTTGCCGTTAGGAACGGTCGGAAACTGGAAAGAGCCCCATTGGAAGTCCGGTCCGGCCGTTGCGGCAATTTCATTAGGCAGCCATGAGCCGTTCAAATACATTGCCGCTTTTCCGAGAGCGAGATCCTGTTGTCCCGCAGGGTACTTATTGCCCGCGATCCTCTTGGAGAAGTATTCTTTTTGCTTCAAATTCTGAATATCGTTGGCGAATTGGAGCACGATCGGATCCTTCCACATGTCGCCCGTTTTATCTTTGACTAGGCTATCCGTCCAATCGCTGCCCATTGCGCTGCCCAAATATCCGCCGATAAACAGGCTCCGGTAAGCATCGTCGAACGTGATCGGTTCAATGCCCGCTTGTTTAAGCTGCTCGCATGCGGCTAGAAACTCTTCCCATGAAGTAGGAACTGCCGTAATGCCCGCTTTGTTGAACAACGCTTTGTTGTAGAAGAACAGAACGGCGTACGGTTGCTGAGGGATCGCGTAGTATCCTTCTTCCAAACCTGCCGGACCGGATAACGATTTTACCCATTCGATAAGCGAAGGAATGATAGAATCCTTAACCGACTTCCCATCCATTCCGATCGACTGCTGCTCGAGCAAGTCGTCTAGCTTAAGCACGTGATCTTTCAGATTGGCCAGAGCCGCGCCCGGATCTTGTTCGAAAATATCGATCTGCTGCCCGCTTTCCAATGCCGGTTTAATCAGCTTGTTAATGTCGCGGCCGTTATATTTTACTTCTACCTCAACCTTCGGATTAGCCGCCTTAAAATCGGCAACGGCTTCGTCGATGACTTTGGCTTGAGGCTCCGTGTTGCTCCACATCGACCAGAAGACGACTTTGCCTTCCAGTTCGGAAGCGGCAGGCGTCTCAGCATTATCGCTCGCACTCGCTGAAGCGGTTTCAGATGGCGATGCGCTAGGTGAAGCGCTAGGCGATGAAGACGACTCGGCGTTGTTGGATTTACCGCAACCTGCCAACACTACTGTAAGCGTTAACATCACTGCGAGTAATAAAGATCCGAATGCTTTTCTTTTCTTGTTCACGGATGAATTCCCCCTGCGATTGGTTTGAATGCAAGTTGAGTATAGGCAATGAAACGGGCCAAAAGTATGTTCTCCAGTTATATAAAAATGGATAAAAGTTAGGTCTATGTTCTAGAGTCCCTATGATAAAAACGAAGATGCTATAATGTAAACACACGACCAGGGTATAGCGAACGTTATGTCCCTTACTGTTCAGACGGGGGATTCTCTCATGGGCCTACTAAAGAAGCTACGTATCAAAACGCAAATCTTGATAGCGGTTACATGTATCATGGTCATCATGCTTGCGATCATTTACTCCCTGTATTCCCAAACCTCCAAGATCGTGATTAAGAACAATAATCAATATTCGGAAGATACGATTCGGAAATTCAGGCTCGGAATCTCGCAGAAGGTCGACGAGATCAGTCAGATTATGCTTAACCTCGGATACGATCCCACCGTGCAGAAGTTCATGGTGCAGAACGATCCGAGCCTCTCGTACGAAATGGCAAAGGAACTGGACCGCAAGATCATATCGCTTAAAGCCGGCCGGAAAGGGTTCGAAGATATCGTCTTAATCGGCACGAACGGCACGAGGTACAGTCTCAACGGAGGTATCGATTACGTTCAGCAGTTGGAGAAGGAAATCCAAGACAGCTCGACTGTGTACGTCAGCGGATTCGAAGAGTTCAGTTATAGCAACAACTTATTGACCAGCATGGTATTCGCCCAGAATATGTACTCCAACAACATGAACGACGGAACCGACGGGATCAAGATCGGATATATTGCCGTCATCGCCAACGTCGCTTCCATGTATTTCGATAACGAGACTTCCAGTACGCAACCAGGCGTAGGTTTCTATATGATCGACCGTTACGGAGAAGTGTTTCCGGATGCCCACTCCCCGGATATCGCGCGAAGCATTAGCGCATTAAGCAACAATCCGGATAACAGGCAGCGATTAACGGATTACGTCGGAGGAGTTAAAGGCGCCGTGCAAATTCAGAAGCTGGATCAGATTCAGGCTTCCGTCCTCAGCTTCGTCCCGGAGGAAGCGCTTCTTGCCGAATTGGCATCCGTTCGCACGAGAAGCATACTCATCGTAATCCTTGCCCTTGTTCTTATGGCATTGCCTTTCGCGATGATCGTCAACAACATTCTCCACCCGATACAGATTCTCGTGAGATTTATAAACAGCATTAAGTCAGGCGATATTCGGGATTTGAAGAAGAACCTGCAGCTCGAAGGAAACGTGGAAATGACCGTCGTGGCGGAGAAATTAAACGGAATGCTGGGGGAAATCAACGTTCTGACCCATAAGCTCGTCGAAACGACCACCCATCTGCTCGAGGCCGAGATCGAGAAGGAAAAGGCGGCGTCCGCTTACTTGCGAAGCCAGATCAATCCTCACTTTTTGTACAATACGTTGGAGTCCATTAAAGGAGTCGCGCTCGAGGTCGGCGTTCACAAGATCGTCGACATGACGAAAGCTCTCGGGAAGCTGTTTCATTACAGCATTAAAGGATCCGGGTATGTCACGCTTGA
Encoded proteins:
- a CDS encoding carbohydrate ABC transporter permease; translated protein: MKLSKSIIALFLMPAVLVYLVIFLYPTLRTLAMSFYEIPSLSSRVKEWEFKGFQNYNDLIHNSYFLESVRNVLGIWAIGGVLIFAFAFLFAVILTSGIRGKSFWRSLIFLPNTVSAVVLSVVWLHYIFNSNYGLLTTVFNRLGLTALANIQWTDNEHIYFSMIVAFSFGSIGYFMLILNAGIDRIPTDYYEAATLDGASVVVKFFKITLPLLRDVFRTTLVLWTINAFNFFVWSATFGLDDPHTVTPGYYMYQKVFGKGTSVYSEEVFNVGAGASVGILITVAVLIVTALINRLFPKDRLEY
- a CDS encoding carbohydrate ABC transporter permease, encoding MLQSKPMHRKNLWPAYIPLIAWLIFSVVLFGWVILASLSTTREIFTNTLLASGPKFANYIDLFKTQAMGRYFMNSVIYTVASCIGIVVVAAPAAYILGRVQFRGRSLVNAMFVSALAIPGLLIAIPLFSLFVELKLTGSIATLVLIYIFTNVPFGVFFLTSFFTSIPKEFEESAAMDGCGPIKSFIKIVLPVAQPGIITLSIFNFLGVWNEYFYALIFANDPGTRTLALSLQSIVYGYSNTGNYGGIFAACMIVFLPSFIVYLFVSKRIIAGMTLGAVK
- a CDS encoding DUF5107 domain-containing protein, whose amino-acid sequence is MQVYKSTLRIEGSTLEGENPLPKFRSDNRHREVSDNGTLPEELRDKLGYETGERYLPYRMQDRYSRTRTELALDTIVLENEILKAVFLPQYGGRLYSLVEKKTNRDLLYTNPVFQPANLAILNAWFSGGIEWNIGQIGHTFTTCSPVHAAKLTDDNGDEFLRIYEYERCKNVFWHIDFHLPSRSDKLLVHVRIVNDNADSVPMYWWTNIAVEETARTRVFSSTSEVVYIDHNVKGFGLGELPMLPTVPDTDVTYPMNFPFANEYFFQTAASCEAPWEAVAYEDGRLFYERSTSRLRYRKMFCWGNHAGGRRWCDFLSSPGKGDYLEIQGGFAPTQLHGLDMPAHSEWDFTQAFGLSDIDTEQAYREDWTQANDYIRECVDRHIRPDEMTKLHHVLQGYASRIPELALHRGSVWGALEQRRREMKEGRSIPEGFLFSGGKDGGSDGGKDKGGSGEQDWRTLLEKGYLPERDVNEVPIPWMIQEEWFDLLHASLEIADHRSWNGYMHLGVMLYEKGLAGEAIRAWETSIELKPSAWVYRNLAEAWKRRDRMDLAFAYWEKAFGISGSFPDRALAEEYLSLLVERRMYQEAWETYSALPEDYANADRIRIIVGVAALELDQTAFVNGLFAHEFAVIREGEVLIIDLWYKYNAKNLARARNVPMSDAILEEAKSMFPPPNNIDFRVIGE
- a CDS encoding sensor histidine kinase gives rise to the protein MGLLKKLRIKTQILIAVTCIMVIMLAIIYSLYSQTSKIVIKNNNQYSEDTIRKFRLGISQKVDEISQIMLNLGYDPTVQKFMVQNDPSLSYEMAKELDRKIISLKAGRKGFEDIVLIGTNGTRYSLNGGIDYVQQLEKEIQDSSTVYVSGFEEFSYSNNLLTSMVFAQNMYSNNMNDGTDGIKIGYIAVIANVASMYFDNETSSTQPGVGFYMIDRYGEVFPDAHSPDIARSISALSNNPDNRQRLTDYVGGVKGAVQIQKLDQIQASVLSFVPEEALLAELASVRTRSILIVILALVLMALPFAMIVNNILHPIQILVRFINSIKSGDIRDLKKNLQLEGNVEMTVVAEKLNGMLGEINVLTHKLVETTTHLLEAEIEKEKAASAYLRSQINPHFLYNTLESIKGVALEVGVHKIVDMTKALGKLFHYSIKGSGYVTLEQELNAVKSYVFLQLIRFEGRFDVTYDFTKEALSVPVMKMILQPIVENAVFHGLEPKETKGMLTISGGIADDDTLVLRITDDGTGVDGQKLADIQSLLLNEASSTNHNGSYLTEKGSIGILNVHNRLRLAFGSAYGLKFESALGQGTCITLSMPRDFILPGGDFHA
- a CDS encoding ABC transporter substrate-binding protein: MNKKRKAFGSLLLAVMLTLTVVLAGCGKSNNAESSSSPSASPSASPSETASASASDNAETPAASELEGKVVFWSMWSNTEPQAKVIDEAVADFKAANPKVEVEVKYNGRDINKLIKPALESGQQIDIFEQDPGAALANLKDHVLKLDDLLEQQSIGMDGKSVKDSIIPSLIEWVKSLSGPAGLEEGYYAIPQQPYAVLFFYNKALFNKAGITAVPTSWEEFLAACEQLKQAGIEPITFDDAYRSLFIGGYLGSAMGSDWTDSLVKDKTGDMWKDPIVLQFANDIQNLKQKEYFSKRIAGNKYPAGQQDLALGKAAMYLNGSWLPNEIAATAGPDFQWGSFQFPTVPNGNDKGGQQGLTFGAQGLLLNKNSKNVPAAFELVKYLVSKKAQEAMAVQAVAIPATVDSKWPAPLEDAAIAFNNAKVNMPWGAGIENGADFSTGTVIPVFMELATGKITADEYVAKMAAEAKKFYAGK